Proteins from a genomic interval of Daphnia pulex isolate KAP4 chromosome 4, ASM2113471v1:
- the LOC124192470 gene encoding ELAV-like protein 1-B isoform X41 — translation MNGLESLPQHGVLTANGLNHVASVNNVSHGSQHIVPKDDESKTNLIVNYLPQTMTQEEIRSLFASIGEVESCKLIRDKITAGQSLGYGFVNYHRAEDAEKAINTLNGLRLQNKTIKVSFARPSSENIKGANLYVSGIPKTMCQSELETLFAPFGRIITSRILCDSITAAGLSKGVGFIRFDTRGEAERAIEKLNGTVPQGATEPITVKFANNPSNSTKGLAPLAAYLPEFSSGAAAAAAAALGVRRFGGPIHPTGRLRYIPLSPLARGGAAWQPMGVTGVNDGVGVNEMSITDLSEGARTPSRFSPLAGDILASPLLPGAAAAAAAAAAGAAIPGTGWCIFVYNLAPDTEESVLWQLFGPFGAVQSVKVIRDLQTNKCKGFGFVTMTNYDEALVAIQSLNGYTLGNRVLQVSFKTAGSSTGRPSKA, via the exons ATGAACGGTTTAGAAAGTCTACCTCAACACGGCGTCCTGACAGCCAATGGACTCAACCACGTTGCATCCGTCAATAATGTTAGCCAC GGATCGCAGCACATTGTACCCAAAGATGACGAGAGCAAGACTAACTTGATTGTTAATTACTTGCCACAGACGATGACCCAAGAAGAGATTCGTTCCTTGTTCGCCTCCATTGGCGAAGTCGAGAGTTGCAAACTCATCCGCGACAAAATCACAG CAGGGCAGAGTTTGGGTTACGGATTCGTCAATTACCACCGAGCTGAAGATGCCGAAAAAGCCATAAATACTCTCAATGGATTGCGTCTGCAGAACAAAACCATCAAG GTTTCGTTCGCCCGTCCCAGCAGTGAGAACATTAAGGGAGCCAACTTGTACGTCAGCGGCATACCCAAGACGATGTGCCAGAGCGAATTAGAGACTCTATTTGCGCCTTTTGGACGCATCATTACGTCTAGAATCCTCTGCGATAGCATCACGG CAGCCGGTCTGTCAAAAGGGGTGGGGTTCATTCGGTTTGACACGCGAGGGGAGGCAGAACGCGCCATCGAAAAGTTGAATGGCACCGTGCCGCAAGGAGCCACCGAGCCCATCACTGTCAAGTTTGCCAACAACCCGAGCAATTCTACCAAGGGCCTAGCTCCGCTGGCTGCCTATCTACCTG aattttCATCaggagcggcggcggcggctgctgcggcGCTGGGCGTGAGACGTTTCGGAGGACCTATACATCCTACCGGACGCCTTCGCTACATCCCACTTTCTCCTTTGGCCAG AGGCGGGGCAGCGTGGCAACCGATGGGCGTCACTGGTGTGAATGACGGTGTTGGGGTCAATGAAATGAGCATCACCGACCTTTCGGAAGGCGCTCGCACTCCTTCCAG GTTTTCGCCTTTGGCCGGTGATATTTTGGCTTCGCCGTTGCTTCCTGGAGCTgcggccgctgctgccgctgccgccgctggTGCTGCCATTCCAG GAACAGGCTGGtgcatttttgtttacaaCTTGGCGCCCGACACGGAGGAGAGCGTCCTGTGGCAACTCTTTGGCCCCTTCGGTGCTGTCCAGAGCGTCAAAGTGATTCGCGATTTGCAAACGAACAAGTGCAAAGGCTTCGGGTTCGTCACCATGACCAACTACGATGAAGCACTTGTGGCTATCCAGTCGCTCAATGGCTACACGCTCGGTAACCGCGTCCTGCAAGTCTCTTTCAAAACCGCCGGATCCTCCACTGGTCGTCCCAGCAAAGCCTAA
- the LOC124192470 gene encoding ELAV-like protein 1 isoform X31, with the protein MNGLESLPQHGVLTANGLNHVASVNNVSHGSQHIVPKDDESKTNLIVNYLPQTMTQEEIRSLFASIGEVESCKLIRDKITGLDFEINDAGQSLGYGFVNYHRAEDAEKAINTLNGLRLQNKTIKVSFARPSSENIKGANLYVSGIPKTMCQSELETLFAPFGRIITSRILCDSITAAGLSKGVGFIRFDTRGEAERAIEKLNGTVPQGATEPITVKFANNPSNSTKGLAPLAAYLPEFSSGAAAAAAAALGVRRFGGPIHPTGRLRYIPLSPLARGGAAWQPMGVTGVNDGVGVNEMSITDLSEGARTPSRFSPLAGDILASPLLPGAAAAAAAAAAGAAIPGTGWCIFVYNLAPDTEESVLWQLFGPFGAVQSVKVIRDLQTNKCKGFGFVTMTNYDEALVAIQSLNGYTLGNRVLQVSFKTAGSSTGRPSKA; encoded by the exons ATGAACGGTTTAGAAAGTCTACCTCAACACGGCGTCCTGACAGCCAATGGACTCAACCACGTTGCATCCGTCAATAATGTTAGCCAC GGATCGCAGCACATTGTACCCAAAGATGACGAGAGCAAGACTAACTTGATTGTTAATTACTTGCCACAGACGATGACCCAAGAAGAGATTCGTTCCTTGTTCGCCTCCATTGGCGAAGTCGAGAGTTGCAAACTCATCCGCGACAAAATCACAGGTCTTGATTTTGAGATCAATGATG CAGGGCAGAGTTTGGGTTACGGATTCGTCAATTACCACCGAGCTGAAGATGCCGAAAAAGCCATAAATACTCTCAATGGATTGCGTCTGCAGAACAAAACCATCAAG GTTTCGTTCGCCCGTCCCAGCAGTGAGAACATTAAGGGAGCCAACTTGTACGTCAGCGGCATACCCAAGACGATGTGCCAGAGCGAATTAGAGACTCTATTTGCGCCTTTTGGACGCATCATTACGTCTAGAATCCTCTGCGATAGCATCACGG CAGCCGGTCTGTCAAAAGGGGTGGGGTTCATTCGGTTTGACACGCGAGGGGAGGCAGAACGCGCCATCGAAAAGTTGAATGGCACCGTGCCGCAAGGAGCCACCGAGCCCATCACTGTCAAGTTTGCCAACAACCCGAGCAATTCTACCAAGGGCCTAGCTCCGCTGGCTGCCTATCTACCTG aattttCATCaggagcggcggcggcggctgctgcggcGCTGGGCGTGAGACGTTTCGGAGGACCTATACATCCTACCGGACGCCTTCGCTACATCCCACTTTCTCCTTTGGCCAG AGGCGGGGCAGCGTGGCAACCGATGGGCGTCACTGGTGTGAATGACGGTGTTGGGGTCAATGAAATGAGCATCACCGACCTTTCGGAAGGCGCTCGCACTCCTTCCAG GTTTTCGCCTTTGGCCGGTGATATTTTGGCTTCGCCGTTGCTTCCTGGAGCTgcggccgctgctgccgctgccgccgctggTGCTGCCATTCCAG GAACAGGCTGGtgcatttttgtttacaaCTTGGCGCCCGACACGGAGGAGAGCGTCCTGTGGCAACTCTTTGGCCCCTTCGGTGCTGTCCAGAGCGTCAAAGTGATTCGCGATTTGCAAACGAACAAGTGCAAAGGCTTCGGGTTCGTCACCATGACCAACTACGATGAAGCACTTGTGGCTATCCAGTCGCTCAATGGCTACACGCTCGGTAACCGCGTCCTGCAAGTCTCTTTCAAAACCGCCGGATCCTCCACTGGTCGTCCCAGCAAAGCCTAA